In Cygnus atratus isolate AKBS03 ecotype Queensland, Australia chromosome 29, CAtr_DNAZoo_HiC_assembly, whole genome shotgun sequence, the sequence TTCACCAAAAGAAAACCAGGTGTTTGGGAGAGggacaacaaaaacagcaggtTCTGCTTTAAATGGTATGTTGCAATTATGAATTTTGTGGCAGATCTAGGTATGTAGACTGTAACTTTTAGGGTTTTACTTTTGAGAATAGAACAGACTGACCAGTGCGTTGCTACTGCTTTGCTCCATTTAAATCTCATTTAACTAATAAACTGGGTCTGGTCtgtaagcttaaaaaaatatatatatatttggtgaAGCATCTCTGGAATAGATCATAAAGGTAATAACatgaaaatttttcttcaaatactcACTGGTCTGAGCACTCGCAGTACTTCCTTCAAGGTGCTGTTCACACTCTGCACGGAGCAGAGGACTAAGGTGCAGACGACGGCATCCACGGAACCACTGGGCACCTGATGCAGgtcttctcctgctgctgtgaggaAGCGCTCGTAGTGGATGTGCTGGTTCTGGCTCATGCTTCTTGAAAGGCCTTGCTGGAAGTTGGGGTTTATGTCGGTGCATGTGACTTTGCAGCCTGGTGGGTAGAATTGGAAGTTAGCGCCACAGCCAGTTCCAATCTCCAGCAGCTTCAGCTCTCCCGAGGGGCCGGCAAAGTCAGGGAGATTTCGAAATAgctcctgcttctgcttctttgttttcctgttgtgaaTTGCAGTGAGCTTCtccaagaagaaaggaaaaaatatcttcttacAAAAGGGCTCCCATATGCCCAGGAATGATAGTAGGTAGATAGGCATGGCAAGCAGCGCAAGGCAGGTGCGGAAGAAGAGGATGCTGGCTTCTGTCATTGCCATCGTGAAGGCAGAGGATCCGTACGGAGCAAAGCTAGTTCTTCCGTGTGCTAGAGCCCTTGAAACTCAGACAGAGCTGCGTTCATGTACTTGCTGTGTTCCTCCTGAAGCGTATTCAGCTCTTTGGATTGACCTGGTAGACTTTTTTCTAAAGCTGATTTTAAAGTCTGCtcacaggcagggaagggaaaaacaggaCTGCATACCAAACAGTTATGGTAGTGTCCCAGCTCTGGCAAGAAAAGGAGCTGCTAGTTTGTTAAATAACCTCGATAAATTGGGCAGTACAACCTTGTATCTAACCCTTGGCAAAATGTCATAAAATGCCCTAATATGGTGTTCAGCAGTTTCAGATTACAGTTCATATCTCTTAAAGCTAACGTATGTCGTCTTCGGTGAGCAgaaaaaagttaatttgaaTGCTGGATATGCTGTAGACGAGTGTCTGATTAGGTGTTTGATTAACATTTCAGTAgagatacatttatttctgaattatttaccACCCCAGTGTAGGTTGCTAAAGAAGCTGGATCAACTAGTCGGCTACCTGATCTGAGCTCCTTCGGTCTTTCCACTTCGTGGGcacaaaaatacttcagcatGTGAATTTGGCTCCTTTGCAGGGAATGATCTTGCTTTTCTTAGTCACCTTTCAGAGCTCTGATAGGAAACAATTAATTCAGTAATCACTACGTATAGTATGTAGCTTAGTTCTATTAACTTTATAAGCCTGAGTCAACAACACACGGTCTGTTTTATGCTAAATGCATTCTGTAAAACTTTTTCAACTTTGTGGTCACCGGTACTTTTTCCACAGGGCTTGGTAGCAGGGTAATTAGCCACTAGCTTTTAATTGCTCTGCTTCAGGTGAGCCCAGTGTTGGGAAAGGAGGACTGTTTGTACCTCTCAACTTCAGGTCCCTCATTCAGGCAGTTCGGGTGTGAATCGCGCTGGGGAATGTTGTTTATCTGTTAAGTGATAGGTAGCCCTATCGTTTGATGAGTTACCTCCTCCCTCTAGTGGtaataaagcaaatacaaaatccAGCATACAGTGGCATCATTATTAGACTGCTTTATTAACAAACTCGGTTGTCATATCTTCATTCCTCTACCTTGTGGTAACTACATTAGAGAAACAAATCTGAACAATGGAATTACTTCAGATGTACTTTCTGTATAGAGCGCTTGGAAGTGTGTGAAGGACAAAATAGAGTCAAGAAGTGCATTATAAATATAATCTGTACTGGGCTTTAATGCTTTGCTGCTATACTGTAGGAAATCATAGAAAAGACTCAACTGTGGCCAAGAAGGCAGCACCTTCTCTTGGTGTCCTAGAGGAGTTtaactggaaaacatttctaatgcaactcatggcttttaaaaaaagacatcttaCAGGTGTGATCTAGCTCACCAGGAGAGTAGAAAGTGAAGAGTTTAAGCACAGGTGAAACACATTAGCAGAGCATGACCAAAGGGCTTTGAGGACACAGCTGCCCTAGTAACAGAGAGCATTTTACAGTGGAGATGAGGTTTCTGCCACCGGATTTAACAAAAACCAATTTTCTCCCAGTGTAAGAACAGTTtttggctttctgggttgcTGTTTTGAGTTAAGTCTGTGCTGATAACATCAGCATCTAACGGCCAGTGAGAACTATGTATGGCAAACTGGTGCTCTAATGAGCACTTCcctgaaaaaacagaattccTGTCAGGGAGGACTTGTACTGGCATGGGTGAATGAACGCCTGCTCCTAAAGGTAGTTCATAATGggaagactgaaatgaaaatgctcGTACTGATGCTGTATCTATTATGTATGTGTCCTGTATTGGAAACGTGAACGGTTGGGCATTATTCTCCGCCATTAGGAAATGTTAGCTCTCTGTTCTTGCttgcatgtattttctgttccctttcttCGCTCTCTCCTTTCTCAGCTCTCTAAGATGCTGactctttattttgtattgtctGAAATGTGTTGTCTATTCTTCTTTCCAGTTTGCCAGGTCCTTGTGTGACAGCTCTATTTAAGAACTTTACCCAGAAAGCCTGTCTAACAAAAGGAGAGTGATTCCTGGTTTGCATGAGCTGTGGATGCTCactgttttccatgtttttcttctttctagctGCTAGCTGCTGTATATGGGTTGGCTGTAAGGGTGCTATCCAGTGAAAAACCTCATTTAAAGCATGGAAGGAGTGCTGAAGAGAGGTCCCGTGTCCTGCAGTGCTCACAGTCCTTTATTTTACTGCATACCCAATGATATGAGGACTAGAAGGGATCCAGTAAGGTGTGACATAAATGTGCTTTAAATTCAGTTCTGAGAAATTAGttttctccagctccttctgcGTCTCTCTGCTCAAGGAACACCCATCTCCAAAACACTTCCAGAGTGGGTCAAAGACCTTTTGCCAAAAGTAGGTCCAGCTGGAATGATCTGCAGCCACATGCTCCAAGAAGTAGAAAGCTCCACCCTGCAAAACAGTGCCATCAGAAAGGACTTAGGGCTTTTCACCTTCATAagtagaatttaattttttccatgttggTAAATATGCTGCTTTTTATCACCTCTCTGAACACCAAGCCCTTTCCTAGCTGTTATGTGTGCAagatttgtatttgttttgggCTGTGTGGTCTCTAAGACTGCCTCCCATTCGGTTTTCATTGAAGGTGGTGGCTATGATGGACTGACTACAAGTTTACGGATGGGTGCAGCTTAGAGCTGTGCAAGAAGCTGTATGGTCTGGTGGCTAGGAACTGCTGCCACAGGGTTATCGTCTCTGTTGCAACTGCCTTGGATGATCTCGGAGTAACCACTTTAACATCCTTGTGCTTCAGTTTCTCTCATCTGTAAAATTGCCGGGGCGAtcagcactgcctgcaggtgTTCCCGGCCGTCTGCATGCCTGGCAGCATACCAGCCATGCTGAGGAGGGAGAGGTAAAGCAGGCTGAGCTAGTTCTTTCCTCTGCAGGTGaagcaacacaaacaaaaagtactTAGGAGTAGGTGCTGCGCAGGCCAGAAGTGCAACTTTGCTTGTGTTGTGTCTCAGCATTACAAGACAGAGGATGGACAGCTTCTCTTGTGATCCCAGAAAGGTCCACAGATCTCTCCAGCACAGTAATGTAAAGAAACTTGTAGGCAATGTCATGTGTCAAGTTACAggctagaaaaagaaagaggttttgGCAGAAGGGAAATCAGACATGAGAGCACTTCCTCCTCAGCCTACAAATCCATTCCCTGTGAACTGTGCCTGCTTCTCCCTCTGTGCTTGGTGGCTGTTTCTGCAGACAACTCTTCCGATGCCGTTGAGGTGCACGAGGATCACCCCCAGTTACACACTTCCCAGGTTAAACAACTTGAAATCCCAGCAGTTGTTGAGGCAGGTTTTGTTACAATTTCAGCTGCACTGTTGTCAGACCTTTCAACAGCAGCAGTTAGGGAGGGCCCTGGAGCTGGTGCCCTTTTAAGTGGGCCATGTACGACAAGAGGGCAGGTGGATCCAGAAACCAGGCACGCTGTATTTCTGCCCAGTTTGCTCTGTGTGGCATCAGCTCAATGATCGGTTGTAAGTGACGgcctatttttaattttcattaaccTAGAATTAGGAGGGATGGTAAGGGTTCAACCTGTTGGACTCTAACCATGGTTCCTCTGCAACCTGCAGAATAAGAATAGGATTGTTCATGTTTGGGGAAATGGTACTCGCACACCAGACCAGAGCAATGCTAGTTCCATGACAGTCTTTTGCCCTATGCATGCAGTGTGGTTTGAAATCTTTGGAATAAACAAGAAATGCTTATTGCTTGTCTTACAAACAGTCAACGTGAACCAAGGACAcgttttcaaaaatattaaaattaccTAGGTGCTGACATCCAGTTTCTGACTTCATTTGGGTTCTCGGTCCTGATAACTTGAAAAGATTTAGGAACAAAGGTCCTTTTGATAATCTCTGAGATTTCCATTCCTTCCATTTACTTAGGTTTGAAAGTTTTCTAACAAATCATGAAGTGGCTTATACAAAATTAATGTGaatttggatttaaaataaatatttaaatacgACTACAGCTTTTAGggcttttgttatttttgttattgcttattatttttagttattttattattgcttgaATTTTTGGAGGGAGCACTCGTTTTTTACGCTGTAAACATTCAGCAGTCGGTAGGGGTTGCAGCGTTGTCACTGCGTGTGTATTTAACCGAAACTGCCTGCTGAGGGGGAAGGAATGGATAAACCCATCTTCCCGGGGGCTGAAAAAGGTGACGGGTGCTTTTAAACTCATCCTGGACCTTGTGCAGGCAGTTCCATTTATCCCACACGTGGGCCAGCACAGGGGAGTTGGCTCATCGTGACACAAATCACCCTTTTCTCCCTCGCTTACCCGCCTGAGCACCCGCAGAACTTCGGCCAGGACCTTCTGGACGCTGctcacagagcacagcaccagggTGCTCACCACCACGTCCATGCTGCCGTCCGGAATCTGATGCAGGTCCTCGCCAGAGGCGACCACCGACCGCTCGAGCTTGAGGTGCTGGTTCTCCGAGAGGCTCTTGAGGAGGAACTTGCGGAAATTGGGATTAGGGTCGGTGCACGTGAGCCGGCAGCCTGGTGGGTAGAACTGGAAATTGGTGCCGGTGCCCGTGCCAATTTCCAGCAAGGTGAGCTGGCCCGAAGGGCCTGCAAATGTTCGCAGGTTGCTGAACAGGGCTTGTTTCTGCTTGTAGACTTTATGGTTGTAGGCTGGCGCCATCTTAGCCATGATATACGGAAAAACTTTCTTATAGAAGGAGTCCCACAAGCCCAGGTAGGTGAATACGTGCGCAGGCAAGACGAGGAGCTGGACGCAGCTCTGCAGAATGGAGGCGAGCATCATCTGCGTGGAGCTGGGCGTGCAAGCGGGCGTGCAGGGAGCTCAGCACGCTCTGCCTGAAGCTTTTCCCGGTGCCAGAGCTACCTCTGAACCGGATATGTCTGCCTGGCTGGCCACACTCCAAAATCTGTCTTAAAGCGGCAGCGCTGCAGTCTTACAAAACTGCTGGAAACATCTGAGAAGGGAGGGGGGTGCCAGCCCCGCTGAGCATCTCTGCTTCGCCTAGCAAACACGGGAGGCTGTACTTGTAACTGGACAAGTTGCTTTGAAGGCATTGCTTGTGTGCTAAGGACGTACTTAAACGTTGAACTGCGTTCAATCTGAAAGCTCAGATCCTGCCTGCTTCGAGCCTGCTGTCTGGCAGAAGTGGCTGATCCAAAACCTCATGCGTGTTTTGCCTATCAGGTTTGTGGACTGCTGTCTCATTGTACGTCTGACCGTCTAACGGCTGTGATGTGGCGTGCAGGGCACTCCAATAGTGACTCTCACCTCTTTCCACACTTGCAGGCTTTAGATACTGGCTTGTCTTGTAGGTGAGACAGAGCTTGAGCAACAAAAGAATCGCAGTCATGATACAGTAGAAATCTTCTAGACTATTGCAATCTTTTTGGCTATCCAAATGTAACAACCTGTTTAAATTACATAGTCACTCTGGCTACTAAACTTTGTTCAGCTTCTGCTTGCTTGCTCGGTTTTTGCTATGAGCACAGATAGGCAGTCACCTGGTTATTGTGACAGAGGCACAGACGCTCTGCATGCTTTGTAGAGGCATGCACCGGACGGGTCCCTGTCCACAAAGCTTAGGAACTGACTGGGCAATTCTGAGATCACTGcacaaaaaaggaagggagaagtgaAGGCTGTAATGATGAAATAAGTAAAAGGCAGTATCCTTATCcagtgtattttttatttatttatttttgtattaagcAGTTGTGTGCGCCTTAAAGAGACAGCGCAGTGCCAGGTAGTCACTGTccagaattacagaattatcCTAGCTGTGTTGCCTGAGTTCTTCATGGTTTCATTCTCTTTCAACCCAAGGAAAGgttttatgctttttgtttgttttactcttCTGATTACAGGCAAGCACAGCCGTTAGCTGGAGTTGCAATATTTATCCGCTTTTCAAGGTAGCATGATTTTGGAAATAAACTCCAAGGATGTCCATTTTCTGAGGATTCTCTTTTAATCTGGTTCAGGCCAATGAACTAGGTGGACCTGACAGCTGATCAGTGCAACGCGCCGTTGTTGGTGTGGGCCAGCAATAATGCCAGCAAGGGAGTGGATAGGGGCACTGCAGAAAGTGTAACTGTAGGGATTGTGCTGAACTTCGTGCCTCTGCTCCGGGATAGACTCTAGTAGGCTCTGCTGGTATCAGCTAggatctttttgttttgttgtgtgatCACTCTACACCCTCTGAGGGTGCTGACCTATATATTTCTTTAAGTGACTTGCTCGAAGATGTCTTTACAAACCGTAATAACACCCTTGGGGCCCCAGCATGTCCTTGAAGTATTTCTGGTGCACTGCCCGCCCCGCTGGGACCCGTGTGCCCACCAGCATCCCTCGGCTCCGTGGGTGCCCTAGTTGGATGCCAGGTGAGCTCCCACGTTTCTGTCTGGGTGTGGGTGAGCTGCATCGCTGCCTGCTCGCTTCTGTCCCAGCACCTTTGCCTGGCGGTGGCCTGGGCGCAGCGCTGCACGCTTCAAACTGCTGGCACCGTTGCCTATGCAgacttttttcctgtaattctgtggttttatttccacttattttgcttctgtttggaAATTGAAGTCGTAGTGAGAAGCACACTACAGAAGGTCCGGTTTGAACTGAAACTTTCTCAGAATCTGTAGCTTTCTGTAACAGCTTATTCAATGTATATATAACTGCTTTTGATTAGTTATGGCTTGGGAGATCTGTGGTTTTTAGGTTGTGTCTGCCCTTGTGTTACACTAGGGTAGTCCCATAAAAATCAGCGTTGTAAAGTGAGGGCAAATTTAGTTCCTGTGTCATTTCTAAAGCAAGATAAATGAGTTTTCCACCACAGTGCTGTGCCCCGTTAGCTTGTCTGCTCAGCACACGGCACACAACTCCTAAAGCTCTGCTCAGAGGacaaagatttaaaattctGCAAAGAGGACATTTCTGcaaggtggattttttttttcttccctaaagcAGCAACCTAATACAGCGTTTCAGGTTGTTCTTTTTGCAACACAGGCATAGTCCTACTGAGAACAGGAGCAACGTAATAAAAATTGATCCTAAAAATCCAGCCATAAATTATAGTTATAACATCAAATTATAGGCATCAAATCTACATATAAAGGGTAACTTGGGTTAATTATTAGTACTCTCTTATTCACTGTTCtcctggaaaacagagaaatctgCACATATGAGGGATCTGTAGCTGAGGACAGTATTCTGTAGTAGGCTTTCCTCTGTAGTGAGCTGCTGGCATTTTGGAGGTCCACAGCTTTCCTGAGAAAACTGGCAGGTGCTGAGGCAGGACTTTTGagaataaatctgaaaacatttttctcaattGGGCATTTCTTGTAAGACTTCTCTGTTGTGCTCAAAGTCAGGACGAGAAGAAGCTCCCATGGCCAGGAGGCGGCTTTGTCTTGATGCTGTTTCTTACTTTGTTGTGCTCAAGTTTTCCTGGGGAAGCGGAGCTAAATCTTCCTTTTGACCTGAGACCACCTGAGTATGCAGCCCAGTTAGAGGGAAGGCAGTGCAGTGCCTAGACCTACAGATCAAAATTTTCAGTGCAAACTGTCTTCTGTTAGGTCAGCTAACACAGATAGGAAAAGTAAATAGTTTTTAGACACCAAAGCCCTTCATCATCTCTCTTTCCGCAGGTTTTGCGCATCCAGACTTGTCTGTCTTCCAAAATGTTAGTTTGACTAacaaaggatattttttcccccaaactgtGCTTTAATTATGCCAATACGTTCCTGTATTGGTGACAGGAAGGATATCCATTCCCATGCTGAGTAGGTATTGTAGCAACACAGAGCAGCGGAGGTGTTTTATCCTTACCCAGGACCTAGAGCTTCAGCTTCACCTCTTTCACTTTTGTCCTTCCcccttttaatttttgatttCCTCTAAATAGTAAAAACCGCTCCTGCAGCTTCAGGGCTCTCTTTACACCCCAACTGTGGCTGGGCGAAATGCGAAGTGATGTGTAGCAGCAGGCCACTCTTTGTGATCCCCTTCACACCAACAGATTTCGAAGAACTCCATCCATaagcagggctggagccagctTCCATCTGTGCAacctcagcaccagctgccaGCCAGCTGCAAGTCCAGAGTTGAGGCCACGGAGCTCTTCGTGCTGATGGGGGCTGTGATGGGCACAGCCACCTCAAGTGCTGAAGTTTTAGCTTATCCTTGaacagtttgggaaaaaaaaaaaaagacgatgCTTGGCCAATGCAAAGTTTCCCTCTTATGATGACATCTTTCACACATCACGGGCCACACTCTGTGCTTGTGGTGGGACTTTTGCCCTTATTTCCAAAGCCAATTGTGCACGGGGAGTAGATTAGACTTGAAGCAAGACACTGTCCTAAACAAAACTGGGGCTAGCCAAGACATCTGCACCCAAGCCTTCACCCGTGGGCCACTTGCACGGTGGGCTGTGGGGGCCAGCTGAGCACAGGCATGGCTCCTGggttggattttctttttccatggaTGGCAGCGAGCGGAACTGATGATCCTGGTGTGGGGACAgatgctgggagcagggaatgATGCTGGGAGTGGGGACCGATCCCTGACTGGGGACCGATCCTGGACTGGGGACCGATGCCGGGCACCATCTCTGTGAGGGGGCGCGGGGAGCTACCGCTCACCCCCCAGCCTCTCAGAGCCCACCCCATGTCCCCCGGGGGCCACCTCCTCGCATCTATGTGTGTATTtagggggtggggtggggtggggtgggggggacgaCGGGGAGTTCCCAGGCGGGCCCCGGGCCTTTGGCCACGCTCCCTCAGCGGCAGCCGAGGGGCCGGCGCCCAGCGCGCAGCGCGGGGGGGCCGCGCCGGCAGCGCACAAGATGGCGACAACCGCagttcctcctgcagctcccccaccTCCGCAGTCCAGCAACGCCTTGCGGGAGACTCGCTAGCGCAGCGGCCACAGTAAGTCACAGCCCCCACCCTCCCCCGGCccgaaggggggggggggggggtcgaAAGCCTTggggtatttattttttaattcttgtaatttttatttttgaaatgaagaagcGGTCGCCCCGCGCTCTTTCCACCTGCCACCTCTCTCTCTCGCTccccccctcacacacacacgcgcaGCCCGGGCGGGGGTTTTGCCGCAGAGCGATTTTCGCGCAGCTCCTTGCCTGCTTCTGGAGCGGTTTCTCCTGCGCTCGGGAGGTGCAGAGGTAGCCCCCCGAaccccccaaaccctcccctCATCCCTTATCCCCTTCCCCTAAATCCGCCTCTCCTGCCGGCCGCCCCGAAGGGATGCTCCGGGAGCTTCGCCCCTTGGTGCTGCAGCGAGGGGGGGTCCGAGGGTGCCCcgctttcccccccccccccgccccggctcGCCCCCTGGCTGCTCTGTGGGGTCGGGATTTcggcagccccttccccaggctgctgctgggagagggggCGACCTCCCTTACACCCCCcggacccccagccccatccaccCCACAGCCCGGGGACGGGGCCCTTCTCCCCGGCCCTTAATTCTGGGCTCTCTGCTCTTTGTCTGCATtgtggggagggagagctgAGGGCTAATTGGAGTTCTCCTCGCTCCCTGCCCCcctcagccctggctgcagagctgggccagCCCTCCTCcaccctgccttcctcctgctgctcagcatccTCGCAGTCCTGCTGCCAGGGCGAGAAGTTGGAGGACGGAGTTTGTGGGGAGATGCGTGGGGTGGCTGCGAGGTCCTAACCTGACCCAGATGGCGGCCAGCAGCACGGTTTGTGCGCTTGCTTCCTTCCGCCGCTCGGATTTTGGGGAATGGAGATGGCAGGCTTAATTTTTCCATCCCGGGGAGACGGGAATTGCATGTTAACAAgcttttcctattaaaaaatcTGGGTGTCTTCATCCTTTCCCCCATTTTCTGGTGCAAATCCTGCCCAagttgttgttggtggtggggGATGGCTGCTCAGCGGCAGCTGCGGCTGATGCGAGGTGAAGCCTAAAAGTCCGCCGGGAAGGGAAACGCGTGCGAGGGGCCGTGCGCGCTGTGAAGGCAATGGAGCTGACTTCTGGAGAGAGGGAGGTCGGCCGCAGGTGTGGTGGGTTTACCCGCGCGCGCCGTGTTGCGGGCGACCGGCGTGAGATCGCGCAGGAGTTGGACAGGTGGGGTCGCTTGGTGGGGTGCCGGTTGTCGGTGTGTAGCATGGGCCTTGGAACGCCGCAGCATTCCGCCCCCGACGGGAACCCATGACCCGTATGTCCTCATTTCACACCGGGAAGGATGCGATGAGGAGGAGCGAGGGTGTTCCGGGAGCCCCCTTCCAGTAGTATCTTTAGAGGCAAGAAGGGAGGAAGCATTACATCAATTGTTTTCTCGGTGGTGGTGGCCGGCAGCCCGTTCCAGCACCACTTTGGAGGGAGGGGGGCTGGAAATATTCTTGCCTGGGagtgcttatttttctgtgccaCGTGACGGCCAGTCTTCCGAAAAGAGCTCGAGCTCCAGGAGAGGTGCCGCACAGGGAACGCGCCCGCGGGCGGCCGTCTCGTGGCGCTGCCTGTCGCCGGAGCAGCCTTCGCTTGTAGCAGCGCGCTGTAACGCCGTGACCCGCGCAAGCAATCGCGAGGCCTCTCGGAGCTCGGCTCGTCCCTGCTTCCATCGGCTGTGCCCGTGGGAAGCCTGCTTCCTTAGCTTTTGCGGTGGTTAAGTGAAATGCTTAACGACGTGACCGAAGGGCTTTCGGAGCTTTGTTCACGTGTTTCAGTGCTTCCACAGTGTCATTCATGCTGGGTGCAAGGGCCTGCACctattacaaataatttaagcaGTTATATAAGCTCCTACGTACGGCTTCTATCCAGATCACAGTACAGATACTGTAATTCCGTCCTACTCGGTGGAACAAGTGTAATTATGTGAATATTTTGTGCACAGAGTTGGAAAGGTAGGGTTATAATAAACAGCAGATAAAGCGAGCAATTGTGTGTTGCAAGAAATTGAGAGTGGATGCATGTTCTCTCGTTTTCAGTTAAAGGAGGTGAAATTAAATAGAAACAAGCCAGtgctgaatgaaaataaagtagCTCAAATACGTAAAACATGATATCATCTTCCCCCTTTTTGTTATGTCTG encodes:
- the LOC118260230 gene encoding putative methyltransferase-like protein 7A; the encoded protein is MAMTEASILFFRTCLALLAMPIYLLSFLGIWEPFCKKIFFPFFLEKLTAIHNRKTKKQKQELFRNLPDFAGPSGELKLLEIGTGCGANFQFYPPGCKVTCTDINPNFQQGLSRSMSQNQHIHYERFLTAAGEDLHQVPSGSVDAVVCTLVLCSVQSVNSTLKEVLRVLRPGGVFYFLEHVADDHSSWRYFWQQVCYPTWKLVFAGCCLTREIWKNLEQANFSELKLQHISVPLPGTPIKPHIIGYAVK
- the LOC118260231 gene encoding putative methyltransferase-like protein 7A; translated protein: MMLASILQSCVQLLVLPAHVFTYLGLWDSFYKKVFPYIMAKMAPAYNHKVYKQKQALFSNLRTFAGPSGQLTLLEIGTGTGTNFQFYPPGCRLTCTDPNPNFRKFLLKSLSENQHLKLERSVVASGEDLHQIPDGSMDVVVSTLVLCSVSSVQKVLAEVLRVLRRGGAFYFLEHVAADHSSWTYFWQKVFDPLWKCFGDGCSLSRETQKELEKTNFSELNLKHIYVTPYWIPSSPHIIGYAVK